Genomic DNA from Klebsiella variicola:
CGCTGTTCAGCCTTATCACCGTTGAGCAGCATCCACAGATCCTGAATCGCCGGGCCGGTTCGCGCATCGTCTAAGTCGACAAACAGTGGCCCGTCGCGCCAGAGGATATTACCCGCATGGCAGTCACCGTGCAGGCGTAACGTGTTCCCGCGGCCGTGCCATTGCTCCATGACGGCAGCAATGAGTTTATCGGTCGCCTTCAGGAAATCGGCCTTCAGGCCAGAGGGGATCAGCGTCGCCTGTTCAAATACCTGGCGCGGTTCCAGCAGGTACTCCTGGACGCCAATTTCCGGGCGGGCAGTAAAGCGCTGTTTGCGGCCCGTCTGGTGCAGGCGCCCCAGATAGCGGCCAACCCATTCCATCTGATCAAGGTTATCCGCTTCAAACTGACGACCGCCAAGGCTTGGGAAAACGGCAAAGTAGAATCCCTGATGCTGATGAAGCGTGCTGTCGTTAAAGAAGAGCGGCGCAGCAACGGGCACTTCATCTTCTACAAGCTGAAGTGCAAACTGGTGTTCTTCAAGGATCTGTTCTGCGGACCAGCGCTCAGGACGATAGAACTTTACCACATAGCGATGGCGCTCTTCGTCCTGGAACTGATAAACGCGGTTCTCATAGCTGTTTAGCGGGGTGAGACCGGAGTCCACCCGCATACCCAGATCGAATAACCCATCGATAATGGTATCCGGGCGAAGCGTCTGAAAAGTAAAAGCCTTATCGTGCATCCTGACATCCGATAATCGTACGAATAGTTCAGGATATCATCTCATTGCACTTTACGCGGCAGCGCTTACAACCTTTTACTCTTTTATTACCCCGCGGGCGCGCAGCAGCGCGGTTTTAAAGTCCTCTTCATAATCCTTCTGAATACCAGGAATGACGGCATCTTTAGAAGAGTCACGCATCTTCAGGTGATAGATCAGAATATCGTCGGAAAGATCGCTCAGTTCGCCATCATAGCCAGCCTCTTTCGCCAGTTTCTGCAAAAATTGCATCAGATTCAGTTCAGGCTCTTTCTGCCAGGCAGGCTGGAGGAGTTCAATTACTTCATTCAGACGTTTACATTTCATGGTCATGCTCCTTACTCTTGATAGGGACAAGTTAACAGGGTCAATCCCACAATGAAAGAGGCGATATTCAGATGCAAAGCGAGGCGATAACCGGCGTCGTGCTGGCAGGCGGCAAAGCCACGCGAATGGGCGGCATTGATAAAGGATTACAGGCGCTAAATGGTCGCCCTCTCTGGCGTCACGTCGCGGAGACATTAGCCCCGCAGGTAGATGAGTTAGTCATTAGCGCCAATCGTCATCTTGAACAGTGGCGTGCCAGCGGATATCCGGTCTTTCGAGACATACAGGAGGGTTATCAGGGGCCGCTGGCCGGAATGCTTGCTGTGATGCAGCAGGTCGCGAGCCCATGGTTTGTTTTTTGCCCCTGCGACACGCCGTTCATTCCATCCTTTTTGGTGGAGCGCTTTATCCAGCAGAAAGGGGCCGCACCGGTCGTTTGGGCCCATGACGGCGAACGGGATCATCCCGCCGTTGCATTAGTTCATCGTCAAATCATTCCGGAACTGGAGGCTTATCTGGCTCATGGAGAGCGCAGGGTGATGGTCTTTATGCGACAAGTGGGTGGGCGCCCGGTGAATTTCAGCGATGTGAAATCAGCGTTCATCAATGTAAATACGCTTGAAGATTTGCAGCAGATGCAGGAGCCATCATGACCCCATTACTGGCGATCGCCGCATGGAGCGGTACCGGAAAAACAACATTATTAAAGCGTCTTATCCCTGAGCTTTGCGTCAGAGGTCTGCGTCCCGGGCTGATAAAACATACCCATCATGATATGGACGTCGATAAGCCCGGCAAAGATAGCTATGAATTACGTAAGGCGGGCGCTGCGCAGACTATTGTCGCCAGCGAACAGCGCTGGGCGTTGATGACGGAGACGCCAGAGACGCCGGGATTAGATCTCACGTGGCTTGTCAGTCGAATGGATGTCAGCAAACTGGACCTGGTTTTAGTGGAGGGGTTCAAACATGAACCCGTGCCGAAGATCCTACTTTTTCGGCAAAACAGCGGCCATCGTGTAGAAGAGCTGATAATTGATGAACATACCATCGCCGTGGCCAGCGATATGCCCATCGCGACCTCGCTTCCGCAGTTGGATTTAAATGATATTCAACAGATCGCGACATTTATTGCGAATTGGTTAGAGAGGCATTAGCAGTTTATCGGTAGGGTTGCTTCTTAACACAGACGTTAATGAATGGCATCGGCAGACAGGGGCCTCCCCGAAGGCGGTGCTGCGCACCTTGTCCGGGCTACAGGTCGTGCAGGGCGGGTGCGAATCCGTAGCCCCGGTAAGCGCAGCGCCACCGGGGAGACATACCCACACAGCAAAAAACCCCGCACCTTTCGGGACGGGGTTCTTGTTAAAACGCAAAAACAAAAAGCTCAGTCTTTCGGCTGAGCTTTCTGCTTTATTTGATGCCTGGCAGTTCCCTACTCTCACATGGGGAGACCCCACACTACCATCGGCGCTACGGCGTTTCACTTCTGAGTTCGGCATGGGGTCAGGTGGGACCACCGCGCTGTCGCCGCCAGGCAAATTCTGTTTTCAACACGTCTCACGGACGCATCGAGTAATCTGTATCAGAGCTGAAAATCTTCTCTCAAATCGCCAAAACAGCTTCGGCGTTGTAAGGTTAAGCCTCACGGTTCATTAGTACCGGTTAGCTCAACGCATCGCTGCGCTTACACACCCGGCCTATCAACGTCGTCGTCTTCAACGTTCCTTCAGGAGAC
This window encodes:
- a CDS encoding serine/threonine protein kinase produces the protein MHDKAFTFQTLRPDTIIDGLFDLGMRVDSGLTPLNSYENRVYQFQDEERHRYVVKFYRPERWSAEQILEEHQFALQLVEDEVPVAAPLFFNDSTLHQHQGFYFAVFPSLGGRQFEADNLDQMEWVGRYLGRLHQTGRKQRFTARPEIGVQEYLLEPRQVFEQATLIPSGLKADFLKATDKLIAAVMEQWHGRGNTLRLHGDCHAGNILWRDGPLFVDLDDARTGPAIQDLWMLLNGDKAEQRMQLETIVEAYEEFSPFNSDEIALIEPLRAMRLVYYLAWLLRRWDDPAFPVNFPWLTGEDYWRGQTSTFLEQVKVLQEPPLQLTPMY
- a CDS encoding YihD family protein codes for the protein MKCKRLNEVIELLQPAWQKEPELNLMQFLQKLAKEAGYDGELSDLSDDILIYHLKMRDSSKDAVIPGIQKDYEEDFKTALLRARGVIKE
- the mobA gene encoding molybdenum cofactor guanylyltransferase MobA is translated as MQSEAITGVVLAGGKATRMGGIDKGLQALNGRPLWRHVAETLAPQVDELVISANRHLEQWRASGYPVFRDIQEGYQGPLAGMLAVMQQVASPWFVFCPCDTPFIPSFLVERFIQQKGAAPVVWAHDGERDHPAVALVHRQIIPELEAYLAHGERRVMVFMRQVGGRPVNFSDVKSAFINVNTLEDLQQMQEPS
- the mobB gene encoding molybdopterin-guanine dinucleotide biosynthesis protein MobB; translation: MTPLLAIAAWSGTGKTTLLKRLIPELCVRGLRPGLIKHTHHDMDVDKPGKDSYELRKAGAAQTIVASEQRWALMTETPETPGLDLTWLVSRMDVSKLDLVLVEGFKHEPVPKILLFRQNSGHRVEELIIDEHTIAVASDMPIATSLPQLDLNDIQQIATFIANWLERH